One window of the Pyxicephalus adspersus chromosome 5, UCB_Pads_2.0, whole genome shotgun sequence genome contains the following:
- the LOC140331912 gene encoding solute carrier family 7 member 13-like yields MQSGQMKSGTVSQDYDKNETDGKVGLKRRLGFFDSLSFLVGTIIGAGIFVSPKGVLEYSQLNIGVALCIWAACGVICILCTLCYAELGSSLPFAGGEYYHVRRGLGPIPAFITIWTLTLFIRPSSNAARALTFAEYVSRPFYSGCPPPELLKKSLAIGILLTLGVINSKSIKLATWVQNIFTILKMMALTLIIVYGFIEFATNPDASKPFQDAFNSQFPNAAQTAEAFFQGLYAYGGWNFLNYMAEEIKNPSKNIPRSVITAMCAVIVFYLLVNISYLTVLTPRELISSAAVSVTWADRMIPSWAWIIPVSVAISIFGSLNGGMFMLGRLNYAGSKEGHLPSLISMLHVRHLTPAPAMIISTLIACIFVIPSDLVSLTNYFSFSSWLLVGLTCVSLIVLRFREPNLERPYKVFLPLAFVVVGVSAFLVLAPIIQSPKVQYFYALLFMFSSIIIYIPFVHFKLKIPYFNKITCYLQLLLEVSPTDMFEDSKTE; encoded by the exons ATGCAGTCAGGTCAGATGAAGTCAGGAACAGTGTCACAAGACTATGACAAGAATGAAACAGATGGAAAAGTTGGTTTGAAAAGGCGTTTGGGATTTTTTGATAGTTTGAGCTTTCTAGTGGGTACTATTATAGGTGCAGGAATATTCGTCTCTCCTAAAGGTGTTCTGGAATACTCCCAGCTCAATATTGGAGTTGCACTTTGCATTTGGGCAGCCTGTGGTGTGATATGTATACTATGCACCCTTTGCTATGCAGAGCTGGGTTCATCTTTACCGTTTGCTGGAGGGGAATATTACCACGTCAGACGAGGACTAGGACCTATACCAGCTTTTATTACCATCTGGACTTTAACATTATTCATAAGACCATCATCCAATGCAGCCAGAGCCCTGACCTTTGCCGAGTATGTCAGCCGTCCATTTTATAGCGGATGTCCTCCACCTGAACTTCTCAAGAAATCTTTAGCAATTGGAATTCTTCTGACTTTGGGTGTCATAAATTCTAAGAGTATCAAGTTGGCTACTTGGGTTCAGAATATATTCACAATCCTGAAAATGATGGCCTTGACACTTATTATTGTCTATGGCTTCATCGAGTTTGCAACTAATCCAGATGCTTCAAAACCTTTTCAGGATGCATTTAATTCGCAGTTTCCAAATGCAGCACAAACTGCAGAGGCCTTTTTTCAAGGGCTGTATGCCTATGGGGGGTGGAACTTCCTAAACTATATGGCag agGAAATAAAAAACCCAAGCAAGAATATTCCTCGCAGTGTAATAACAGCCATGTGTGCCGTGATTGTCTTCTACTTGCTGGTGAACATCTCATACCTCACGGTCCTGACACCCAGAGAGCTTATATCCTCAG CTGCTGTCTCGGTTACCTGGGCTGATAGAATGATCCCATCCTGGGCCTGGATTATACCCGTCTCAGTGGCCATCTCCATATTCGGCTCTCTTAATGGTGGCATGTTTATGCTGGGGAGATTAAATTATGCAGGCAGCAAAGAAGGACATTTGCCATCACTCATCTCAATGCTCCATGTCCGTCACTTGACACCGGCTCCTGCAATGATCATCTCCACACTGATTGCATGCATATTTGTTATACCTTCTGACCTTGTGTCCTTAACAAATTACTTCAGCTTTTCTTCATGGCTTCTAGTTGGATTAACTTGTGTTAGCCTGATTGTTCTTCGTTTCAGAGAACCCAATCTTGAACGTCCATACAAG GTCTTTCTTCCTCTTGCCTTTGTTGTTGTTGGAGTGTCTGCGTTTCTTGTCCTGGCTCCAATTATACAGTCTCCAAAAGTGCAATATTTTTACGCCTTGCTGTTTATGTTTAGCAGCATCATTATCTATATTCCGTTTGTCCATTTCAAACTGAAAATCCCATACTTCAATAAAATCACTTGTTATCTGCAGTTACTGCTTGAGGTTTCCCCGACCGATATGTTTGAAGATTCCAAAACAGAATAA